In Treponema primitia ZAS-2, a genomic segment contains:
- the gatB gene encoding Asp-tRNA(Asn)/Glu-tRNA(Gln) amidotransferase subunit GatB, with amino-acid sequence MFESKITTSTKKYQSFIGLEVHIHLLTKTKVFCGCRSAFGDEPNTNVCPVCLGYPGVLPALNIEAMRLGCLVARALNCRIPERTWFERKQYFYPDMTKNYQISQFASPLGQEGYVDLQGKGINKRVRITECHLEEDAGKMIHTGTASLLDYNRAGVSLLEIVTEPDMETGEEAELFIQQLRRTVRYLGVCDGNMEEGSLRADANVSINIPGKGLGKKVEIKNLNSSRFVKLGLNYEIRRQGERLDAGKVVVQETRLWNENRDETAPMRTKENAQDYRFFPEPDLPVFTPDAAFLKSVEDSLTELPLKRVKRLEAEYALTEEQADLICEEKAQADYFEAAVREAIAEGLEQRDAVKRVANFLLTDIKHTLHQEGIAAADLGSFKLTPKRAASLLALMAKGVVSGKNGKQTFEAVLAEDKDPQVIIKERNWEQITDPVKIAEVVQKVYAAEGPSVAEVREAAAKGNTKRVSALTAYLVGKVLAATGGRADPKIVGEQIQDLLQKE; translated from the coding sequence ATGTTTGAGTCGAAAATCACTACTTCTACAAAAAAATACCAGTCCTTCATCGGCCTGGAGGTCCACATTCACCTGCTGACCAAAACTAAGGTGTTCTGCGGCTGCCGTTCCGCTTTTGGGGATGAGCCTAACACCAACGTTTGTCCGGTCTGCCTGGGGTACCCCGGGGTCCTGCCTGCCCTCAACATCGAGGCTATGCGCTTGGGCTGCTTGGTGGCCCGGGCACTAAATTGCCGGATACCTGAAAGGACCTGGTTTGAGCGGAAACAGTATTTCTACCCGGACATGACCAAGAACTACCAAATATCCCAGTTTGCTTCACCCCTGGGGCAGGAAGGGTATGTTGATCTTCAGGGAAAGGGGATCAATAAGCGGGTGCGGATCACCGAGTGCCACCTGGAAGAAGATGCGGGGAAGATGATCCACACCGGAACAGCATCACTGTTGGACTATAACCGGGCCGGGGTTTCTCTGCTGGAAATTGTCACCGAGCCGGATATGGAAACCGGGGAAGAGGCGGAACTTTTCATCCAGCAGCTGCGCCGCACGGTCCGTTACCTGGGGGTTTGCGACGGAAACATGGAAGAGGGCAGCCTCCGGGCGGATGCCAACGTTTCTATCAACATCCCAGGCAAGGGGCTGGGGAAAAAAGTGGAGATTAAAAACCTCAACTCCTCCCGCTTTGTAAAGCTGGGGCTTAACTACGAAATTCGCCGCCAGGGGGAAAGGCTGGACGCGGGCAAGGTAGTGGTCCAGGAGACCCGGCTCTGGAACGAGAACCGGGACGAGACCGCCCCCATGCGGACCAAGGAAAACGCCCAGGATTACCGCTTCTTCCCCGAGCCGGACCTGCCGGTCTTTACCCCGGATGCGGCATTTCTCAAATCCGTGGAGGATTCACTAACGGAACTGCCCCTCAAGCGGGTCAAGCGCCTGGAAGCGGAGTACGCCCTCACGGAAGAACAGGCGGACCTTATCTGCGAGGAAAAGGCCCAGGCGGATTACTTTGAGGCTGCGGTGCGGGAAGCTATTGCAGAGGGGCTTGAGCAAAGGGACGCGGTGAAACGGGTCGCCAACTTCCTCCTCACCGACATCAAGCATACCCTTCACCAGGAAGGGATTGCGGCGGCGGACCTGGGTTCCTTCAAACTGACCCCTAAACGCGCAGCATCACTGCTGGCCCTCATGGCAAAAGGTGTTGTTTCCGGGAAAAACGGCAAGCAGACCTTTGAGGCGGTCCTCGCTGAGGACAAGGACCCCCAGGTTATTATTAAAGAACGGAACTGGGAGCAAATTACTGACCCGGTGAAAATTGCCGAAGTGGTGCAGAAGGTATACGCCGCTGAGGGGCCCTCTGTTGCGGAGGTACGGGAAGCTGCGGCTAAGGGCAATACTAAGCGGGTGAGCGCCCTCACGGCCTACCTGGTAGGAAAAGTGCTGGCTGCTACCGGGGGACGGGCGGACCCGAAAATCGTCGGGGAACAGATACAGGATTTGCTGCAGAAAGAATGA
- a CDS encoding amidase family protein, with amino-acid sequence MAAPLPEGYLPYFKTWEEKIGSFIEFKPPEKEPAKKVPGTFFAVKDNIAVKGFSISCGSKLLENMKSPYTATAVQKLEALGEAVIGKTNMDEFGMGSSTDNSGIKRTNNPWDQSRVAGGSSGGSAAAVAAGLVPYALGSDTGGSIRQPAAFCGVVGLKPTYGAVSRFGLVAYASSLESIGILADTTARCRAVFAAIRGADPLDQTSQDAPVGAPALYPEGVTGGLGNGGSAGGKGPANKGAPRTIGVLSPEAIARAVASAAESAGEEGALQAAAQAAVLEDEVARGFELAKTRLKDLGHTLVDVDLPSLKYGVPAYYTIATAEASANLARFDSIRYGQRPEWAENPDDLIDKARDAGFGAEVKLRILLGTFVLRSGFQDRYYLRAQRIRGGIRRNFEAYLGGPDYSLTNTVCDAILLPVFPTRAFGRGPDNLSPFAQKAADLYTCCANLAGLPALAFPVGVEGGLPVGVQLLGRAFAEGTLLDIVENYEASHPFPHPEGYKEFWR; translated from the coding sequence ATGGCAGCACCGTTGCCTGAAGGCTATTTACCATATTTCAAGACTTGGGAAGAGAAAATCGGCTCTTTTATCGAATTCAAACCGCCGGAAAAGGAGCCAGCAAAAAAGGTGCCTGGCACTTTTTTTGCGGTGAAGGACAATATCGCTGTTAAGGGCTTTTCTATAAGCTGCGGATCAAAGCTCCTGGAAAATATGAAGTCCCCCTATACCGCTACGGCGGTGCAGAAACTGGAAGCTCTGGGGGAGGCGGTGATCGGCAAAACCAATATGGACGAATTCGGCATGGGGTCCTCTACGGACAACTCAGGCATAAAGCGGACTAATAACCCCTGGGACCAGAGCCGGGTGGCCGGGGGTTCCTCCGGGGGGTCCGCCGCTGCGGTGGCTGCCGGGCTGGTTCCCTACGCACTGGGTTCCGACACCGGGGGCTCTATTCGGCAGCCCGCCGCTTTTTGCGGGGTGGTAGGGCTTAAGCCCACTTACGGGGCGGTTTCCCGGTTCGGGCTGGTGGCCTATGCCTCAAGTTTGGAATCTATCGGCATACTGGCGGATACTACGGCGCGGTGCCGGGCGGTTTTTGCGGCTATACGGGGGGCGGACCCCCTGGACCAGACCAGCCAGGACGCCCCTGTCGGCGCTCCGGCCCTGTACCCTGAGGGCGTCACCGGCGGCCTTGGAAATGGCGGCTCTGCGGGCGGCAAAGGCCCGGCGAACAAGGGTGCGCCCCGGACTATCGGGGTGCTTTCACCGGAGGCTATCGCAAGGGCGGTGGCGTCAGCCGCAGAAAGCGCCGGCGAGGAAGGGGCCCTCCAGGCGGCGGCCCAGGCTGCCGTATTGGAAGACGAGGTGGCCCGGGGCTTTGAACTGGCCAAGACCCGGCTGAAAGATTTGGGACATACTCTGGTGGATGTGGATCTACCCAGCCTTAAATACGGGGTGCCCGCTTACTACACCATTGCTACTGCGGAGGCCAGCGCCAATTTGGCACGGTTCGACAGCATACGCTACGGGCAGCGGCCTGAGTGGGCGGAAAACCCCGACGACCTGATCGACAAGGCCCGGGACGCGGGCTTTGGGGCGGAGGTGAAGCTCAGGATACTTCTGGGGACCTTTGTGCTGCGATCCGGTTTCCAGGACCGATACTATCTCCGGGCCCAGCGTATCCGGGGGGGGATCCGGCGGAATTTTGAGGCCTATCTAGGGGGGCCGGATTACTCGCTCACCAATACTGTGTGCGATGCCATATTGCTCCCGGTGTTTCCCACCAGGGCCTTTGGCCGGGGGCCGGATAACCTGAGCCCCTTTGCACAAAAAGCGGCGGATCTGTACACCTGCTGCGCAAACCTGGCGGGGCTGCCGGCGCTGGCTTTCCCGGTGGGCGTCGAGGGCGGCCTTCCTGTGGGGGTCCAGCTTTTGGGCAGGGCCTTTGCCGAGGGAACCCTTCTGGATATCGTGGAAAATTATGAAGCCAGCCACCCCTTCCCCCACCCTGAGGGCTACAAGGAATTTTGGAGATAA
- a CDS encoding glutamyl-tRNA amidotransferase subunit C, which yields MKIEDLQVTAQLAHLNMGEKELAAAFPAFEQMLGFFAAMEAADKDPAAFIGGGADAAAVPQMTGMTRAVQADHFRLDASPHNPAAKGLNGETKVSEALVSEALVPETLINNAGDRDGRFIVVPNVL from the coding sequence ATGAAAATCGAAGATTTACAGGTAACCGCCCAGCTTGCCCATCTCAATATGGGTGAAAAGGAGCTGGCTGCTGCGTTTCCCGCCTTTGAGCAGATGCTGGGGTTTTTTGCCGCTATGGAGGCGGCTGATAAGGACCCGGCGGCTTTTATTGGCGGCGGGGCTGATGCGGCGGCGGTGCCCCAGATGACCGGCATGACCCGGGCTGTGCAGGCGGATCATTTCCGGCTTGATGCTTCCCCCCATAATCCGGCCGCTAAGGGCTTGAACGGTGAGACTAAAGTCTCTGAGGCTTTGGTCTCCGAAGCCCTGGTCCCCGAAACTCTGATAAATAATGCGGGTGATCGGGATGGCCGGTTCATCGTGGTTCCTAACGTTCTGTAG
- a CDS encoding ATP-binding protein: MDLKTLTQLLAQSENEHIEFKEAKSSYSFDKLVDYTIALANERGGKFILGVSDKKPRTIVGTRAFDELNKIKIHLMDMTKLHIEIEEIATPQGRVLIFNIPSRPIGMPLHRNGRYLMRSGESLTSMPADMLRRIFDEAGPDFTAEICSKAALSDLDEKAIEDFRNRWIKKSGNKSIATLTVKQLLSDAELLIDGKLTYGALILFGTFRALGRYLSQSEVVFEYRANDASGPAEFRKEYRQGFFSFYDELWQTIDLRNTNQHFQDGLFIWDIKTFNESAIRETILNAVSHRDYRMNGSVFVRQYPERIEITSPGGLLPGITFENILWAQAPRNRRLAETFAKCGLVERSGQGMNRIFESCLLESKETPDFTHSDADQFWLTLHGKIQHPEFLKVLEKIGEERIRSFTADDLIVLQNVYDNKSVKENLSQNVKALLEEGLLERAPRASGYKWILARRLYTAIGQAGVHTRKKGLDRDTHKALLLKHIKENAKEGTKLEELRQVLPFLNRSSIQVLVRELKAEGTIISSGHTKGTRWLPK, from the coding sequence ATGGACCTAAAAACCCTGACCCAACTACTCGCCCAATCAGAAAATGAACATATCGAATTCAAAGAGGCAAAATCCTCTTATAGTTTTGACAAACTTGTCGATTATACTATCGCACTGGCTAATGAACGGGGTGGAAAATTCATTCTTGGCGTATCGGATAAGAAGCCGCGAACCATTGTTGGCACCAGGGCGTTTGATGAATTGAATAAAATAAAAATACACTTGATGGATATGACAAAATTGCATATAGAAATTGAAGAGATCGCTACTCCACAGGGGCGAGTTCTGATATTTAACATCCCATCCCGGCCAATAGGGATGCCCTTGCATAGAAATGGTCGCTATTTAATGCGATCCGGGGAGTCGTTGACTTCAATGCCGGCTGATATGCTTCGCCGGATATTTGACGAAGCCGGGCCCGATTTTACTGCGGAAATTTGTTCCAAGGCTGCTCTTTCCGATCTTGATGAAAAAGCAATTGAAGATTTTAGAAACCGCTGGATTAAAAAGTCGGGAAATAAATCCATAGCAACATTAACAGTAAAACAATTATTAAGCGATGCGGAACTGTTGATAGACGGAAAACTAACCTATGGGGCGCTTATTCTCTTTGGAACCTTCCGGGCTTTGGGAAGATATTTAAGCCAGTCGGAAGTGGTCTTTGAATACCGGGCAAATGATGCCTCCGGCCCGGCGGAGTTCAGAAAGGAATATCGCCAAGGATTTTTTTCTTTTTACGATGAGCTTTGGCAAACCATTGATTTACGGAATACCAACCAGCATTTTCAGGATGGGCTCTTTATCTGGGATATAAAAACTTTTAACGAATCCGCTATCCGTGAAACTATCCTGAACGCCGTAAGCCATCGTGACTATCGCATGAACGGTTCCGTATTTGTACGGCAATATCCTGAACGTATTGAAATCACCAGTCCCGGCGGCCTTCTGCCGGGAATTACTTTTGAGAATATCCTTTGGGCGCAGGCGCCGCGGAATCGCCGCCTTGCAGAGACCTTTGCCAAATGCGGCCTTGTGGAGCGTTCAGGTCAAGGGATGAACCGTATTTTTGAAAGCTGCCTTCTGGAAAGCAAGGAAACTCCGGATTTTACCCATTCAGATGCCGACCAATTTTGGCTCACCCTTCATGGTAAAATACAGCACCCTGAATTTCTTAAGGTTTTAGAAAAAATTGGTGAAGAAAGAATACGCTCTTTTACCGCCGATGATTTAATCGTTTTACAAAATGTATATGATAATAAATCAGTAAAGGAAAATTTGTCCCAGAATGTAAAAGCCTTATTGGAAGAAGGTCTTTTGGAAAGAGCCCCACGGGCATCGGGATACAAATGGATTTTGGCACGAAGGCTCTATACCGCTATAGGGCAGGCCGGGGTCCATACGCGGAAAAAAGGGCTTGATCGGGATACCCATAAGGCTTTGCTGCTCAAACATATCAAGGAAAATGCAAAAGAAGGGACCAAACTGGAGGAATTGCGACAAGTTCTGCCATTTTTGAACCGCAGCAGTATACAGGTTTTGGTCAGAGAATTGAAAGCTGAGGGAACCATTATTTCATCCGGGCATACGAAAGGAACCCGCTGGCTTCCCAAGTAG
- a CDS encoding DUF2442 domain-containing protein, producing MLQPRILEVEPLSDYKLKLIFETKEEKIFDVSPYISGSWYERLKDPGYFKTVHITDGGKGIEWAEGQDIAPHELYDASVLTP from the coding sequence ATGTTACAACCCAGAATACTTGAGGTGGAACCTTTAAGCGATTATAAGTTAAAGCTGATTTTTGAAACCAAGGAAGAAAAAATATTTGACGTGTCTCCCTATATTTCAGGTTCCTGGTATGAACGGTTAAAAGATCCCGGGTATTTTAAAACCGTTCATATAACTGACGGTGGTAAGGGAATTGAGTGGGCGGAAGGGCAGGATATTGCTCCCCATGAATTATATGATGCAAGTGTTTTAACCCCATGA
- a CDS encoding DUF4160 domain-containing protein, which yields MPVLSLFYGIIVRMYRENTGKHNKPHIHAEYAGDEVVISLDGGIPSAKMKLFEAWMEIHKEDLQANWHLLSSGEQFFKIDPLK from the coding sequence ATGCCGGTTTTATCATTATTTTATGGAATTATAGTACGGATGTACCGGGAAAATACCGGAAAACATAATAAGCCGCATATTCATGCTGAGTATGCCGGAGATGAAGTCGTGATATCCCTTGATGGGGGTATTCCGAGCGCCAAAATGAAACTGTTTGAAGCATGGATGGAAATACATAAGGAAGATTTACAGGCAAACTGGCATCTTTTATCCAGCGGTGAGCAATTTTTTAAGATTGATCCTCTTAAATAA
- a CDS encoding N-6 DNA methylase — translation MMDDTVKRRIDTARDILVGKVPVPSSQVEQITIALIYKFMDDMDKEAIAMGGKSSFFTGEYKKYAWSKIFDPRLGGFELISLYGEAITKLNQNPHIPQLFRDIFKNAYLPYRDPETLKLFLKTINEFTYDHSEDLGDAFEYLLSVLDSQGDAGQFRTPRHIIDFMVEVVDPQKHETIIDPACGTAGFLVSSYKHIRRSNTNKRPGDLLTPTERKKLLTNFKGYDISPDMVRLSLVNLYLHGFVQPQIYEYDTLTSEDRWNEYADVILANPPFMSPKGGIIPHKRFSVQSKRSEVLFVDYIAEHLTPAGRAAVIVPEGIIFQSGTAYKQLRKMLVEKYLYAVVSLPSGVFNPYSGVKTSILLLDRQLTSKSDAVLFVKIENDGLALGAQRREIEKNDLPEALKLIRAYQKAVRAGKGRGFKDEGKNGALVVQKDKLAENGEYSLTGERYRVVERRGKQKWPMVRIGDICDLYNGKAFKPSDWEKKENGGLPIIRIQNLNNEKVDFNYYSGNIDDQVIINEGDLLFSWSGSKGTSFGPHIWKRQKAILNQHIFKVEHKDCVQKNFLYHMLKFAVTEVEENLHGGVGLVHITKGDLEKIALPVPALEVQQEIVAEIEKYQKIIDGARQVVDNWKPQIEIDTEWPIYNLDELVNITTGKLNANAASKNGKYPFFTCSKKIYKIGTYSFDCEALLLAGNNASADYDIKYYMGKFDAYQRTYIITIKNTDQILYSYLQVILEQKLPELKSKSIGNLTKYLTLGVINQLEIPLPSVKMQHEIVEKIEDERKVVDGCRELIRAYEDKIKKVVDGVWGE, via the coding sequence ATGATGGATGATACGGTCAAACGAAGAATCGACACCGCCCGGGACATACTGGTAGGGAAAGTACCGGTCCCCAGCAGTCAGGTGGAACAGATAACCATCGCGCTGATCTATAAATTTATGGATGATATGGATAAGGAAGCTATTGCCATGGGAGGCAAGTCGAGCTTCTTTACCGGGGAGTATAAAAAATACGCATGGTCAAAGATATTCGATCCCCGGCTGGGGGGCTTTGAGCTTATCAGCCTGTATGGGGAAGCGATAACCAAGCTCAACCAGAACCCCCATATCCCCCAATTGTTTCGGGATATTTTTAAGAACGCCTACCTTCCCTACCGGGACCCCGAAACCCTAAAGCTCTTTCTCAAGACCATCAACGAATTTACCTATGACCATTCCGAGGATTTAGGCGATGCCTTTGAATACCTCCTTTCGGTCCTGGACAGCCAGGGCGACGCCGGCCAGTTCCGCACACCCCGGCACATCATTGATTTTATGGTGGAAGTGGTGGACCCCCAAAAGCACGAAACCATCATCGATCCCGCCTGCGGAACCGCCGGTTTTCTCGTTTCGTCCTACAAGCACATACGCCGAAGCAATACCAACAAACGTCCCGGAGATTTACTCACCCCAACGGAACGGAAAAAACTCCTGACCAACTTTAAGGGTTACGACATTTCCCCGGACATGGTCCGCCTTTCTCTGGTGAATCTGTACCTCCACGGCTTTGTCCAGCCCCAGATCTACGAGTACGACACCCTTACCAGTGAAGACCGCTGGAACGAATACGCCGATGTGATTTTGGCCAACCCCCCCTTCATGTCCCCCAAGGGCGGCATTATCCCCCACAAACGCTTTTCCGTTCAGAGTAAGCGGAGCGAAGTGCTTTTTGTGGATTATATCGCCGAACACCTTACCCCCGCAGGCCGGGCCGCAGTGATAGTGCCCGAGGGGATCATCTTCCAGAGCGGAACCGCCTACAAACAGCTCCGCAAAATGTTGGTAGAAAAGTATTTGTACGCCGTGGTTTCCCTGCCCTCCGGAGTGTTTAACCCCTATTCTGGGGTAAAGACTTCTATTCTGCTTCTGGACCGGCAGCTTACTTCCAAGAGTGATGCGGTGTTGTTTGTTAAGATTGAGAATGACGGGCTTGCCCTTGGCGCCCAGCGAAGGGAGATTGAAAAGAACGATTTACCGGAAGCGCTAAAGCTCATCCGGGCATACCAGAAGGCGGTTCGTGCGGGCAAGGGGCGCGGCTTCAAGGATGAGGGCAAGAACGGGGCGCTGGTGGTTCAGAAGGACAAGCTGGCGGAGAATGGGGAGTACAGCCTGACCGGAGAGCGGTACCGGGTGGTGGAGCGGCGGGGGAAGCAGAAGTGGCCGATGGTGAGGATCGGTGATATTTGCGATCTTTACAATGGGAAGGCATTTAAACCTAGCGATTGGGAGAAAAAAGAAAATGGCGGGTTACCAATTATAAGAATACAAAACCTTAATAACGAAAAGGTGGATTTTAATTACTATTCTGGAAATATTGATGACCAGGTGATCATTAATGAAGGGGACTTATTATTTTCATGGTCAGGGTCAAAAGGAACATCTTTTGGCCCTCATATATGGAAAAGACAAAAGGCAATACTAAATCAGCATATTTTCAAAGTTGAGCATAAAGATTGTGTTCAAAAAAACTTTCTTTATCATATGCTGAAATTTGCTGTCACAGAAGTTGAAGAAAATTTACATGGCGGTGTTGGATTAGTACATATTACCAAGGGCGATCTTGAAAAAATAGCACTTCCTGTTCCAGCTCTTGAAGTTCAACAAGAAATTGTAGCAGAAATTGAAAAATACCAGAAAATTATTGATGGCGCCCGGCAGGTGGTGGATAACTGGAAGCCACAGATTGAGATTGATACTGAATGGCCGATTTATAATCTTGATGAACTTGTAAATATAACCACAGGAAAATTAAATGCAAATGCGGCAAGTAAAAATGGCAAATACCCGTTTTTTACCTGTTCAAAAAAAATATATAAAATTGGTACATATAGTTTTGATTGTGAAGCCTTGTTGCTTGCAGGGAATAATGCTTCTGCCGATTATGATATAAAATATTATATGGGAAAATTTGATGCCTATCAGCGAACTTATATCATAACAATAAAAAATACGGATCAAATTTTGTATAGTTATTTGCAAGTTATTTTAGAACAAAAATTACCAGAGTTAAAATCAAAATCTATCGGAAATTTGACAAAATATCTTACTTTAGGTGTAATTAATCAACTGGAAATCCCATTGCCATCAGTAAAAATGCAGCATGAAATTGTGGAAAAAATAGAAGATGAGCGGAAAGTTGTTGATGGATGCCGAGAGTTGATTAGGGCATATGAGGATAAGATTAAAAAGGTTGTGGATGGGGTTTGGGGGGAATAG
- a CDS encoding DEAD/DEAH box helicase family protein, which produces MAEKEAKARIKINKLLEKAGWRFFDSPQGRANILVEYNVKFPAQRLLETTLNDLGEDFEKTKNGFIDFLLLDEQGFPFIVLEAKGEDKNPLFGKEQARKYALSQHCRFVILSNGNIHYFWDLEQGNPNIISSFPPPENVSGIASLKPDRQALVNELVDSDYIVLTQKPDYAQDPSYQNEKTRKNFIEVNKLRFLRPYQVKAVQAIQRAMEQEKDRFLFEMATGTGKTLVSAAVIRLFLRTGSARKVLFLVDRLELERQANTAFIAYLKNDFTTQVYKQHRDDWRKAEIVVSTIQTFLSNNRYKRDFTPNDFDLLISDEAHRSIGGNSRAVFEYFNGYKLGLTATPKDYLRRVNTADLGERDPRELERRLLLDTYKTFGCETGGEKSAAAPTFRYSLLDGVKDGYLVNPIVADARTDITTRLLSDKGYTISVQNEDGDDEETVFVHQDFEKTFFSDNTNRAFCKVFLEKALRDPISGEIGKTIAFCVSQNHAAKITQILNEYAHTMFPGKYNSDFAVQVTSRISDAPQFTVNFTNNKLSGSGNFDPAYNTSKTRVCVTVGMMTTGYDCQDLLNLCLMRPIFSPTDFIQIKGRGTRRHNFTEEVIDPKLKEKLGDIQKERFKVFDFFANCEYFEEQFNYDETLQVPRNGEQGSEVHDEPPRYLVEYTSTIDDMLSVLNQKEIGPEGMKVDRMFFEKFEQIIIDHPVIKEQAEAGKWDELLRYIEGNILDKPEDYFTLEKLRKSVHADRRIPLREMVEKILGLIPYFKTRDEILDEEFDKFDSRYLPKEEYFTYAKTVFKAYIGDREFRDIIDSGRFAELNNSPYGEAFRELTPDLRRLIPEYIKDFVSLNNFVA; this is translated from the coding sequence ATGGCGGAAAAAGAAGCGAAAGCCCGGATAAAAATCAACAAACTCCTGGAAAAGGCGGGTTGGCGCTTCTTTGACTCCCCCCAGGGGCGGGCAAATATCCTTGTGGAGTACAATGTCAAATTCCCCGCCCAGAGGCTTTTGGAGACCACGCTAAACGACCTGGGTGAAGATTTTGAAAAAACCAAAAACGGCTTTATAGATTTTCTTCTTTTGGATGAACAGGGCTTCCCCTTTATCGTGCTGGAAGCCAAGGGGGAGGACAAGAACCCCCTCTTCGGCAAGGAGCAGGCGCGCAAATACGCCCTTTCCCAGCATTGCCGCTTTGTCATCCTCTCCAACGGGAATATTCACTATTTCTGGGATCTTGAGCAGGGCAATCCGAATATCATAAGCAGCTTTCCTCCCCCGGAGAACGTAAGCGGTATTGCCTCCCTCAAGCCGGATCGGCAAGCCTTGGTGAATGAGCTCGTGGACAGCGATTATATTGTCCTAACCCAAAAACCGGATTACGCCCAGGACCCCTCTTATCAGAATGAAAAGACCCGCAAAAATTTTATAGAAGTAAACAAACTGCGTTTTCTACGGCCCTATCAGGTCAAGGCGGTTCAGGCCATACAGCGGGCGATGGAACAGGAAAAGGATCGCTTTCTTTTCGAGATGGCCACTGGGACCGGGAAGACCCTGGTTTCCGCTGCGGTGATCCGTCTTTTTCTGCGGACCGGCAGCGCCCGGAAAGTTCTTTTCCTGGTGGACCGGCTGGAACTGGAACGGCAGGCAAATACTGCCTTTATCGCCTACCTGAAAAACGATTTTACTACCCAGGTTTACAAACAGCATCGGGATGACTGGCGGAAGGCGGAAATTGTGGTGTCCACCATTCAGACCTTCCTCTCCAACAACCGGTACAAGCGGGATTTTACCCCCAACGATTTCGATCTTCTGATTTCCGACGAGGCCCACCGTAGCATCGGTGGGAATAGCCGTGCGGTCTTTGAATATTTTAACGGTTATAAGCTGGGCCTTACCGCCACCCCCAAGGATTACCTCCGGCGGGTGAACACCGCCGACCTGGGGGAACGGGACCCCCGGGAGCTTGAACGGCGGCTGCTCCTGGATACCTACAAAACCTTTGGTTGTGAAACCGGAGGCGAAAAAAGCGCCGCCGCCCCGACCTTCCGTTATTCATTACTGGACGGCGTGAAGGACGGCTACCTGGTAAACCCAATAGTGGCGGATGCCCGGACGGATATTACCACCCGGCTTCTTTCAGACAAGGGCTATACGATAAGTGTTCAGAATGAAGATGGAGACGATGAAGAAACAGTTTTTGTACATCAAGATTTTGAAAAAACCTTTTTTTCGGACAATACCAACCGAGCTTTCTGCAAAGTCTTTCTGGAAAAGGCCCTACGTGACCCCATCAGCGGGGAAATAGGCAAAACCATAGCCTTCTGTGTTTCCCAAAACCACGCCGCCAAGATCACCCAGATACTTAACGAGTATGCCCATACCATGTTCCCCGGTAAATACAATTCCGATTTTGCAGTTCAGGTTACCTCCCGCATAAGCGATGCCCCGCAGTTTACCGTTAATTTCACCAACAATAAACTCTCCGGGTCCGGCAACTTCGATCCCGCCTATAACACCAGTAAAACCCGGGTCTGCGTTACCGTGGGGATGATGACCACCGGCTACGATTGCCAGGACCTTCTTAACCTGTGCCTCATGCGGCCCATATTTTCACCCACCGACTTTATCCAAATAAAAGGCCGGGGAACCAGGCGGCATAACTTTACGGAGGAAGTGATCGATCCCAAACTCAAGGAAAAGCTGGGTGATATTCAGAAAGAACGGTTCAAGGTCTTTGACTTCTTTGCCAACTGCGAATATTTTGAGGAACAGTTTAACTACGACGAAACATTACAGGTTCCCAGGAACGGTGAGCAGGGAAGCGAAGTGCATGATGAACCTCCTCGGTATCTGGTGGAATATACCAGTACCATTGATGATATGTTAAGTGTTCTGAACCAGAAGGAGATAGGTCCCGAGGGGATGAAGGTTGACCGGATGTTCTTTGAAAAATTTGAACAGATCATTATTGATCACCCGGTCATTAAAGAACAGGCCGAGGCGGGAAAGTGGGACGAGTTATTACGCTACATCGAAGGGAACATCTTGGACAAGCCGGAGGATTATTTTACCCTGGAAAAACTCCGCAAATCCGTACATGCGGATCGCCGTATCCCCCTGCGGGAAATGGTAGAAAAAATATTGGGCCTTATCCCCTATTTCAAAACCAGGGACGAAATCTTAGATGAAGAATTTGACAAATTCGACAGCCGGTATCTTCCCAAGGAAGAATATTTTACCTATGCAAAAACGGTTTTTAAGGCGTATATTGGGGACCGGGAATTCAGGGATATTATAGACAGCGGCCGTTTTGCTGAATTGAACAACAGCCCCTATGGGGAAGCTTTTAGGGAATTAACACCGGATCTCCGCAGACTTATACCGGAGTACATCAAAGACTTTGTGTCCCTCAATAACTTTGTCGCTTAA